A window of Thermosynechococcus sp. NK55a contains these coding sequences:
- a CDS encoding Stp1/IreP family PP2C-type Ser/Thr phosphatase — protein sequence MDVAGLTDCGLIRKSNQDAFYIDEKHHRFFIVADGMGGHAGGEEASRLAVDHIRQYLETHLKDLQHDPVTLLRQAFLAANHAIVEQQRQNTARADMGTTAVVILVDEKGDRAWCAHVGDSRIYRWRKDQLQQITNDHTWIAQAVQLGSLTPEQARQHPWRHVLSQCLGREDLTQIDIQPIDLEAGDRLLLCSDGLTEELTDDVISIYLSEPDVEKAATALVHAAKTHGGHDNVTVVVIGI from the coding sequence ATGGACGTTGCTGGCTTAACTGACTGTGGTCTGATTCGCAAAAGCAATCAGGATGCTTTTTATATTGACGAAAAGCATCACCGCTTTTTTATTGTTGCAGATGGCATGGGAGGACACGCCGGCGGCGAGGAAGCCAGTCGTTTAGCCGTTGATCACATTCGGCAGTATCTGGAGACCCACCTCAAAGACCTGCAGCACGACCCCGTCACTCTCCTGCGCCAAGCCTTTCTTGCAGCCAATCATGCCATTGTTGAGCAGCAGCGCCAAAATACTGCCCGTGCCGATATGGGTACCACGGCTGTGGTAATTCTAGTTGATGAAAAGGGCGATCGCGCTTGGTGTGCCCATGTGGGCGACTCACGCATCTACCGCTGGCGTAAAGACCAGCTCCAGCAGATTACCAACGACCACACGTGGATTGCCCAAGCTGTACAGTTGGGGAGTTTGACACCTGAACAGGCGCGGCAGCATCCGTGGCGTCATGTACTCTCTCAGTGCCTAGGCCGCGAAGATCTCACCCAAATTGATATTCAACCCATTGATCTAGAGGCGGGCGATCGCCTGCTGCTGTGCAGCGACGGCTTGACCGAAGAACTCACTGATGATGTCATCAGTATCTACCTCAGTGAACCCGATGTCGAAAAGGCAGCGACTGCCCTTGTGCACGCAGCCAAAACCCATGGCGGGCATGACAATGTCACCGTCGTTGTTATTGGTATTTAA
- a CDS encoding cob(I)yrinic acid a,c-diamide adenosyltransferase: MTRAGIGIQTAQIRPGRVSGQLHVYDGTGKGKSQAALGVVLRSIGLGIASAWPTRVLLLRFLKGPGRAYAEDAAIEALQRGFPHLIDQVRTGRAEYFTAEQITKFDRQEAQRGWDIAKGAIASGLYSVIVLDELNPVLDLGLLSVDEVVNTLRRKPEHLEIIATGRGAPAQLLQIADLHSEMRPLVHPTAQEQGIEGIEIYTGDGKGKSTSALGKALQAIGKGISRDQSHRVLILQWLKGGQGYTEDAAIAALKESYPHLVDHHRCGRDAIVWRGQQQEIDYIEAERGWEIARAAITSGLYKTIILDELNPTVDLELLPVEPIVQTLLRKPRTTEIIITGRCKYPPAYFELASVHSEMICHKHYAEKGVDLKRGVDF; the protein is encoded by the coding sequence ATGACCCGTGCAGGTATTGGCATTCAAACCGCTCAGATTCGCCCCGGCCGAGTGAGCGGTCAACTCCACGTCTATGACGGTACCGGTAAAGGAAAATCTCAAGCGGCTCTTGGAGTTGTTCTGCGCTCCATTGGTCTGGGTATTGCCTCTGCATGGCCCACTCGGGTACTGCTGTTGCGCTTTCTGAAAGGACCCGGTCGTGCCTATGCCGAAGATGCCGCCATTGAAGCTCTGCAACGGGGGTTTCCCCACTTAATTGATCAAGTACGAACAGGACGAGCCGAATACTTCACTGCTGAGCAAATTACCAAATTCGATCGCCAAGAAGCACAGCGGGGCTGGGACATTGCCAAAGGGGCGATCGCCTCTGGTCTCTATTCTGTCATTGTTTTAGATGAACTCAACCCTGTCTTAGATTTAGGCCTTTTGTCCGTTGATGAAGTCGTCAACACCCTCCGCCGCAAGCCCGAACACCTAGAGATTATTGCCACTGGCCGAGGTGCCCCTGCCCAACTCCTGCAAATTGCTGACCTCCACTCCGAGATGCGTCCCCTTGTGCATCCTACGGCTCAAGAACAGGGCATTGAGGGGATTGAAATCTATACGGGTGACGGCAAAGGCAAGTCCACCAGTGCCCTCGGTAAAGCCCTTCAGGCGATCGGCAAAGGAATTAGCCGCGACCAATCCCACCGTGTTCTGATTCTCCAATGGCTCAAGGGGGGGCAAGGCTATACCGAAGATGCAGCGATCGCTGCCCTCAAGGAAAGCTATCCCCATTTAGTGGATCACCACCGCTGTGGTCGGGATGCCATTGTCTGGCGCGGTCAACAGCAGGAAATTGACTACATCGAAGCCGAACGCGGCTGGGAAATTGCCCGAGCTGCCATTACCTCCGGGCTTTACAAGACAATTATTCTCGACGAACTCAACCCCACCGTTGACCTTGAACTTCTCCCCGTCGAACCCATTGTGCAAACGCTCCTGCGCAAGCCACGCACCACTGAAATTATCATTACCGGTCGCTGCAAATATCCCCCCGCCTACTTTGAACTCGCCAGCGTTCACTCAGAGATGATCTGCCACAAGCACTATGCCGAGAAGGGCGTTGATCTCAAGCGCGGCGTTGATTTCTAA
- a CDS encoding helix-turn-helix transcriptional regulator, with protein sequence MVASEIHQEYPAEIQLAFHALGEPLRLKVIEILHREELCVCDLCERLHLRPSKLSFHLRALRQANLVLSRQQGRWVYYRLNRPQFATVIAYLQQFRVGEIVPARVCS encoded by the coding sequence ATGGTTGCTTCAGAGATTCATCAGGAATATCCCGCTGAGATTCAGTTGGCCTTCCATGCCCTTGGGGAACCCTTGCGCTTGAAAGTGATTGAGATCCTCCATCGGGAGGAACTGTGCGTCTGTGATCTGTGCGAACGTCTGCACCTGAGGCCCTCAAAGCTCTCGTTTCATCTGCGGGCACTGCGGCAAGCCAATCTCGTGCTGTCGCGCCAACAGGGGCGGTGGGTTTATTACCGCTTAAATCGGCCCCAATTTGCAACTGTGATTGCCTATTTGCAGCAGTTTAGAGTGGGAGAGATAGTGCCGGCTCGTGTCTGTTCTTAG